In Armatimonadota bacterium, the genomic stretch GAATAAATCCTGCTGCAAGCACGCCCGTAAATGCAAACTGGATGATGTAGCTGACCAACATGATGATGATAAAGCTTGCCGAAACGCCTCTTGTAGCCACTTCTGGACCTGAATTGCCAGTCGCGAGCTGAAGAATTGTTCCGGGAATCGCGGTCGCATAACTCAGAACCATGAACAAGATCGACGCCACAGCCCACTGACCAAAGTTGGTTTTGATCATTTCCCAGGCTTTGCCAATGAACTCGAAATAGACGCCCAGTGGGTAGCCTGGTACCCCTCCACCTTGGGGTCCTCTCGGATAATTTGAATATACAGGGGGTTCCATAACTAGAATTCCTCAAGCGAAGGGACGAGGTTACCGCGAGGATAGGCTCAAATTGCTCAGATCGAATTGAAAAATCGAATCACGTGCTCGCTCAGTTCAGGAAGCCCATCGTGGCCGTAGTCAGGATAAATCAGAGTTTCTTTGGGAGCCACGACCTTGTTGTACGCCGCGAACTGGGTGCTCGGAGGACAAATCGCGTCCATCAGTCCGACCGCCCATAGGGATGGGCATTTGATCCGAGACGCCAAGTGCTGAACATCGATGTATCCCAGTCTTTCGAACACTTCGTCCTTTCGCTTGTGCAGCGGATCCTGAATCTTGAAGAACTGCTTGATCTCGTTGTAGGCGTCCTTCGCGAGGTCCATCTCCCACACGCGCAAATAGTCGCTCAAGAACGGATACACAGGTACGCAAGCGCGGATCAGTTCGGGAGCGAGCGCCGCGCAAGCGACCGTTAAGCCGCCGCCCTGACTCGCACCGTGCGCAAAAATCCGCGATGGATCGATGCCTTCGATTGACGCCGCAACTCGGGCGGTTTGGACCGTATCCAAAAACGCTCCGCGATAGAAAAGCTTATCTGGATGATCTGTCAATCCGCGAACAATGTGCCCCGAAACC encodes the following:
- a CDS encoding alpha/beta fold hydrolase — its product is MPLVDLPLEKLLEYPGRNPRPADFDDYWRRAIAELDTCDPSPRFEPVNAPFPSALAQDVWFDGVGGAIIHAKFMRPRWTDQPVPCIVFFHGYHWKSPDWFTLAAWSAAGYAVLAPDVRGQGGLSTDPLSVDGNTVSGHIVRGLTDHPDKLFYRGAFLDTVQTARVAASIEGIDPSRIFAHGASQGGGLTVACAALAPELIRACVPVYPFLSDYLRVWEMDLAKDAYNEIKQFFKIQDPLHKRKDEVFERLGYIDVQHLASRIKCPSLWAVGLMDAICPPSTQFAAYNKVVAPKETLIYPDYGHDGLPELSEHVIRFFNSI